Proteins encoded within one genomic window of Acinetobacter sp. WCHA55:
- a CDS encoding YqiJ family protein has product MWELFTHPSNLIFSICLSLMFLLGLLELILLVLGGGSQGLLDQFLPDDLGSTKDVDIALDADQGWLNALLDWLFIGRVPLLVWLIIFLTLYSLSGFILQSIFQTWTGSYWSAWIMAPLCLILSMPMIRYSAMLIAKVLPQDETTAIYSEELIGRTALIILGEAKVNSPAQARVQDQFGQTHYVLVEPETDLYFAQGQEVILTQKTKIGFKAISL; this is encoded by the coding sequence ATGTGGGAATTATTTACTCACCCATCCAATTTAATTTTTAGTATTTGCCTCAGTCTCATGTTTTTATTGGGACTGCTCGAATTGATTTTATTGGTATTAGGGGGCGGCTCACAAGGTCTGCTTGACCAATTCCTACCTGATGACCTTGGCAGTACTAAAGACGTCGACATTGCACTGGATGCCGATCAAGGTTGGCTCAATGCCCTGCTGGATTGGTTGTTTATCGGCCGTGTCCCTCTTTTAGTCTGGCTGATTATCTTCCTCACTTTATATAGCTTAAGTGGATTTATTCTACAGTCCATTTTTCAAACTTGGACGGGAAGCTATTGGAGTGCATGGATCATGGCACCACTTTGCCTCATACTTTCGATGCCTATGATTCGTTACAGCGCCATGCTGATTGCTAAAGTTTTGCCGCAAGATGAAACCACAGCAATTTACAGTGAAGAACTGATTGGACGAACGGCACTGATTATTTTAGGTGAGGCTAAAGTCAACTCTCCGGCTCAAGCACGAGTTCAAGATCAGTTTGGGCAAACGCATTATGTACTGGTTGAACCTGAAACAGATCTTTATTTTGCTCAAGGCCAAGAAGTCATTTTGACTCAAAAAACTAAGATTGGCTTTAAAGCCATTTCACTTTAA